Part of the Aureitalea marina genome, GGTAGGATAAACCATTTAGCCGGTCAATGAATTCCCCTTCGCGGTTGCCAGCATAGACCAGGTGGGAGTGAGAATCGCACCAGGTTGGTAAGACAAATTTGCCGGTGCAATCGACTATTTGATCAGCCTCCGGTAAAGTATTGAGGCGCATGGAGCCATAATCGGCAATGAGATCGCCATCCAAGAGTAACCAGGCTTCTTCCAAAATTGGGAGCTCCACCATCTGTGACCCTCGCAGTGGTTGTTTGACTTCGTCCCTTACTTGCAGCAATTGACGAATGTTGGAAAGCAGGATTTTCACGGTTTAAAGATAGCAATCCTGCCTAGTAATTTATAAATTAGAGCTGCGAAAAATAAGCCATCATGAAATCGAAAAAACCAGGAATAAATACCCTGTGTACCCACGGGGGAGAGGTCAAGGACGAGCAATTCAAGGGAGCGGTTTCTCCTTTGTATATGTCGAGCTCCTACGCCTATGAAGATGTGGATGTTAAGCGATATCCCCGGTATTTCAATACACCCAACCAAGAAGCTTTAGGTAAACTGGTTGCCAAGTTGGAGAATTGTGAAACCGGGATGATCTTTGGCAGTGGTATGGCGGCGGTCAGTCATTCTCTTTTTGCCTTTTTAAAGGCAGGAGACCATGTGGTGTTTCCTCCAACTTTATATGGAGGCACCTACAATCTTGCAACCGAGCAATTTGGTAAGTACGGGATCGAATTCGATCTGGCCGAGGGATTCTCTAAAGCGGACTTCGAAAGCAAGATCAAAGAAAACACGCGGGTTATCTATGTGGAAACTCCCTCAAATCCCTTGATGCTGATCACAGACCTAAAAATGATCGGCGAATTGGCGCGAAAATATGGTCTGGTCAGTATGATCGACAATACATTTGCTTCGCCTGTCAACCAGCAACCGGCCAATTTTGGAATCGATATCATGATTCACAGCGCCACCAAATATATGGGAGGACACAGTGATATCTGCGCAGGGGCGGTGGCAGCATCACAAGAGCATATGGATCAGATCTGGAACCTGGCCAAGAACCTGGGAGGTAGTCTGAGTGATTATACGGTCTGGTTACTGGAAAGAAGTATGAAGACCATGGCAATCCGGGTGAAAGCACAAAATAAAAATGCCCTTAAGGTGGCCAAATGGTTGCAAAAACACCCGCTGGTCGGCAGGGTTCACTATCCTGGTCTAAAGGATCATCCGGACCATAGGCTGGCCAAGAAGCAGATGAAAGGCTACACCGGCATGATGTCCTTCGAGTTGGTCAAGTCCGCAAATGCAGAGGAGTTTATGAAATCACTGAAGATGATCAAACAAAGTATGAGTCTGGCAGGAGTGGAATCGACCATACTTTCGCCGGCCAAAACTTCTCATTCTTTGCTCACACCGCAGGAACGGGAACAACAGGGTATTTCCGATGGGCTTCTTCGACTCTCGGTAGGAATAGAAGATAAAAAAGACATTATTGCCGATATGGAGCAAGCCTTCGAGCAAACGACTAAATCCCAAATGGAAAGTCTCCCGGTATGAAGTTGGATATTTTAGCTATCGGAGCTCATCCGGATGACGTAGAATTGGGTTGTTCTGCTACCCTCGCTAAGGAGATCTCCAGAGGGAAGAAAGTAGGAATTGTCGATCTGACCCGAGGCGAACTGGGAACTCGTGGTTCTGCCAAACTCAGGGCAATAGAAGCGGCCAATGCAGCCGAAATCCTCGGTGTTTCTGCACGCGATAACCTTGGTCTTGCGGATGGGTTCTTCCAGAACGACAGAAAGTCCCAACTCGCACTAATACAGCTGATACGCAAATACCAACCCGAGATCGTCCTTTGCAATGCCATAGACGATCGGCATATAGATCACAGTAAGGGTAATAAACTTGCAAGCGATGCATGCTTTCTAAGTGGTTTGCGAAAGATAGAAACTCAGGATAGAGAAGGTAAGTCACAAGCCGCTTGGCGTCCGAAGTTTGTGTACCATTATATACAATGGAAGAACCTCGAACCTGATTTGGTTGTGGATGTAGGGGAGCATATACATACCAAAGTATCTGCGGTGAAAGCTTATAGCAGTCAGTTTTACGACAAGGATTCCAGCGACCCCAAGACTCCGATCTCGTCAGAGAATTTCCTGGATAGTATTACCTACCGTGCACGTGACCTGGGTAGATTGATAGGGGTAGAATACGGTGAAGGATATACGGTAGAGCGCTATCCGGCTGTGGATTCTCTCTTCGATCTTAAGTAATTTTTCGCACTTGGTATATTGTGCACTCCTGCGAAATGAATTATATTTGCCCGCGCTTTTCTTTTAAAGTGAAGATGGTGGTTGTAGCTCAGTTGGTTAGAGCGCCGGATTGTGGTTCCGGAGGTCGCCGGTTCGAGACCGGTCTTCCACCCAAACAAAGCCTTCGATGATAATCGAGGGCTTTTTTTTATTGAACAACTCAAGCTTGCTTGAAGTTGTGAGTATAAAAAAGCCAAGCGTGGCGGCAGCCACGAAGGCTTTGTTTGTGCAGTGTTCCCCAATTTCGGTCCAGCGAACGAAGTGAGCTAAACCGGTTCATTGTATTGAACAACTCAAGCTTGCTTGAAGTTGTGAGTATAAAAAAGCCAAGCGTGGCGGCAGCCACGAAGGCTTTGTTTGTGCAGTGTTCCCCAATTTCGGTCCTGCGAACGAAGTGAGCTAAACCGGTTCATTGTATTGAACAACTCAAGCTTGCTTGAAGTTGTGAGTATAAAAAAGCCAAGCGTGGCGGCAGCCACGAAGGCTTTGTTTGTGCAGTGTTCCCCAATTTCGGTCCAGCGAACGAAGTGAGCTAAACCGGTTCATTGTATTGAACAACTCAAGCTTGCTTGAAGTTGTGAGTATAAAAAAGCCAAGCGTGGCGACAGCCACGAAGGCTTTGTTTGTGCAGTGTTCCCCAATTTCGGTCCAGCGAACGCAGTGAGCTAAACCGGTCCAATGATATTTAAACACACTCGTTCCTGCAGTGTTCCTCCTCCGCACCGCCAGGTTGTATTCAGCTTTGAGTGAGATGATTTTGAAAGGTCAATTAGGCTTAACCAGCCCTCGCGACAAGCTGGCCCTCGGGTAAAATGTCCACTGGACATTTTATAACCCCTCGGTCCGGTCCTCGAGTTTCATCCCGGGAATTCATGTAATTCGATTGTCCATTCTGGAATTTGGACCTACTTCCGGTCAAGAAATAGGAAATCCGGGGTTAGAGGCATATTTTGCTCCCGGTAGGGGGATAGGGCCCCAAGGTGGAAATTAAGTGAAGAGTGAGCAGTGAAGGGTAGGCAGTGACAAGTGGCATTTGTTTGGAATCAGATCTATAACCACTTTTCAACTTTGTTAGATTTACATTTTGGCACAAAAAAAAGGGCCCGAAGGCCCTTCCAAACTTAAGCATAGAATAGTCATTAGGCTTCTGAAGTCTGTTGTACCGCAAGGTTATAAATGACCAAACCGAAACCAATTTTATTGATCGCGTCAGCAATGTTGTAGAAAACATCCATACTCAGGCCGCCAAAGATACCTTCGTACCATCCTGGAGTTCCAGCCATGTATCCGATAGGATAGATAGCCCATCCAACCAATACGAACCAGCAGAGAATTTTATGGGCGCTTTGCACCGATCCTCCAGCAGATTTAGCCAATTTAGCCGCGCCACCCAGCCAGATCTCATAGACGATGGCAAAGTAGGCAATACCTGATATTAATCCCCAGATCTGGGCGTTAGCAGGGTCTACACCTTCTCCGAAGTAACCTGTAACCAACATGACCACAGATAGAAGGATCAATTTCCACATTAGGGATTTCTTGGCCCCTGCAACTTTCAGGATAAGGTAGAACTCAACGCACATCAATGGCACCGTCAGAATCCAATCCACATAGCGGAAGAATGTTGGAGATTCCATGTTTGTGGCCCAATAATCACGCATGTACCAGTAGTGGACAGCCGCAATAAATGTAATTAGTCCGGAGACCAGAATAGAGGTTTTCCACTTTCTGTCAAAGCTATTCATTGATAGAAAGAAGAAGGCTGAGGCAGCCATCATAGCCATACATCCTACAAAGAATGTAAAGCCGACGTAGTCATCTGGTGCCAATTTGGGTACCAGGGCAATAATATTCGCCAGTTTTTCCATAAGAGTGTATTTTTTGTTTAAACAAATGTATACAAAATTAAAC contains:
- the bshB1 gene encoding bacillithiol biosynthesis deacetylase BshB1; this encodes MKLDILAIGAHPDDVELGCSATLAKEISRGKKVGIVDLTRGELGTRGSAKLRAIEAANAAEILGVSARDNLGLADGFFQNDRKSQLALIQLIRKYQPEIVLCNAIDDRHIDHSKGNKLASDACFLSGLRKIETQDREGKSQAAWRPKFVYHYIQWKNLEPDLVVDVGEHIHTKVSAVKAYSSQFYDKDSSDPKTPISSENFLDSITYRARDLGRLIGVEYGEGYTVERYPAVDSLFDLK
- a CDS encoding bacteriorhodopsin-like, which codes for MEKLANIIALVPKLAPDDYVGFTFFVGCMAMMAASAFFFLSMNSFDRKWKTSILVSGLITFIAAVHYWYMRDYWATNMESPTFFRYVDWILTVPLMCVEFYLILKVAGAKKSLMWKLILLSVVMLVTGYFGEGVDPANAQIWGLISGIAYFAIVYEIWLGGAAKLAKSAGGSVQSAHKILCWFVLVGWAIYPIGYMAGTPGWYEGIFGGLSMDVFYNIADAINKIGFGLVIYNLAVQQTSEA
- a CDS encoding trans-sulfuration enzyme family protein: MKSKKPGINTLCTHGGEVKDEQFKGAVSPLYMSSSYAYEDVDVKRYPRYFNTPNQEALGKLVAKLENCETGMIFGSGMAAVSHSLFAFLKAGDHVVFPPTLYGGTYNLATEQFGKYGIEFDLAEGFSKADFESKIKENTRVIYVETPSNPLMLITDLKMIGELARKYGLVSMIDNTFASPVNQQPANFGIDIMIHSATKYMGGHSDICAGAVAASQEHMDQIWNLAKNLGGSLSDYTVWLLERSMKTMAIRVKAQNKNALKVAKWLQKHPLVGRVHYPGLKDHPDHRLAKKQMKGYTGMMSFELVKSANAEEFMKSLKMIKQSMSLAGVESTILSPAKTSHSLLTPQEREQQGISDGLLRLSVGIEDKKDIIADMEQAFEQTTKSQMESLPV